From one Acidobacteriota bacterium genomic stretch:
- a CDS encoding 2-oxo acid dehydrogenase subunit E2, with protein sequence MPTDVLMPQMGESITEGTITKWLKKPGDPVQRDEPLFEISTDKVDAEIPSPEAGVLKEIKIAEGATVGVNTVVAVIDAAGSAAAAPAPAPAAGAPSSTPAAPEAKVGSAPAAAGTEVLMPQMGESITEGTITKWLKKVGDTVQRDEPIFEISTDKVDAEIPSPAAGVLTEIKVPEGSTVQINTIVAVIGGGAGKAAAAPAAAAPATSAAPAAAPAGPGTEVLMPQMGESITEGTITKWLKKVGDTVQRDEPIFEISTDKVDAEIPSPAAGTLTEIKVPEGSTVGINTVVAVIGGGAGKAAAAPAPAAPVAAPAASVAAAPVVAAASASAGERGRSSPLVRKIAAENNVDLAQVAGTGSAGRITKEDILGHLAGGSKAAVPAGAPSSTPVSSAAKAGTAAPAAAQPQPGDLVPMSKMRAIIAQRMVESKRTSPHVHTVFKVDMTRIVKLREKEKNKYEQRNGVKLTYMPFITRAATVALRKHPVVNSAVKGDAILYNKNINIGIAVALDWGLIVPVIKQCEEKNFLGVARAIVDLADRARSKKLAPDEVSGGTFTLTNSGIFGEQFGTPIINQPQVAILGIGGLNKEPMVLTDKDGNDSIAVRNIQRFTLGFDHRIVDGADAGKFMTDFKNYLENWSEDIG encoded by the coding sequence ATGCCGACAGACGTACTTATGCCGCAGATGGGCGAGTCGATCACCGAGGGCACCATTACCAAGTGGCTCAAGAAGCCCGGCGACCCGGTCCAGCGCGATGAGCCGCTGTTTGAGATCTCGACCGACAAGGTCGACGCTGAGATTCCCTCGCCCGAGGCCGGTGTCCTGAAGGAGATCAAGATCGCCGAGGGTGCAACTGTGGGCGTCAACACCGTCGTCGCCGTCATCGACGCGGCGGGTTCCGCTGCCGCTGCTCCTGCGCCAGCCCCTGCTGCGGGTGCCCCATCTTCGACTCCGGCAGCGCCGGAGGCTAAGGTGGGATCTGCTCCGGCCGCCGCAGGCACCGAGGTGCTGATGCCGCAGATGGGCGAATCCATCACCGAGGGCACGATCACCAAGTGGCTCAAGAAGGTCGGCGACACGGTCCAGCGCGACGAGCCGATCTTTGAGATCAGCACGGACAAGGTGGACGCCGAGATTCCTTCGCCCGCCGCAGGTGTGCTGACGGAGATCAAGGTTCCCGAGGGCTCGACGGTGCAGATTAACACGATCGTCGCCGTCATCGGCGGAGGCGCGGGCAAGGCCGCTGCCGCTCCTGCGGCGGCTGCCCCTGCAACCAGCGCTGCTCCCGCTGCTGCTCCGGCGGGCCCTGGAACAGAAGTTTTGATGCCGCAGATGGGCGAGTCCATCACCGAAGGCACGATCACCAAGTGGCTCAAGAAGGTTGGCGACACGGTCCAGCGCGACGAGCCTATTTTTGAGATCAGCACGGACAAGGTGGACGCGGAGATTCCTTCGCCCGCCGCAGGCACGCTGACGGAGATCAAGGTTCCCGAAGGCAGCACTGTCGGGATCAACACTGTTGTCGCCGTCATCGGCGGAGGCGCAGGCAAGGCCGCTGCCGCTCCTGCCCCGGCCGCACCGGTCGCCGCACCGGCTGCTTCAGTTGCCGCTGCCCCTGTGGTTGCTGCCGCTTCGGCCTCAGCTGGTGAACGCGGACGCTCCTCGCCGCTGGTCCGAAAGATCGCGGCGGAGAACAACGTCGATCTCGCGCAGGTTGCCGGAACCGGCTCTGCGGGACGCATCACAAAGGAAGACATCCTCGGCCACCTCGCCGGTGGGTCGAAAGCCGCCGTACCCGCGGGTGCCCCATCTTCGACGCCGGTCTCATCGGCGGCTAAGGCGGGAACTGCCGCACCGGCCGCAGCGCAGCCGCAGCCCGGAGACCTGGTGCCGATGTCGAAGATGCGCGCCATCATTGCGCAGCGCATGGTCGAGTCCAAGCGCACCTCGCCGCATGTGCACACGGTCTTCAAGGTCGACATGACCCGCATCGTGAAGCTGCGCGAGAAGGAGAAGAACAAGTACGAGCAGCGCAACGGGGTGAAGCTGACCTACATGCCGTTCATCACGCGCGCCGCGACCGTGGCCCTGCGCAAGCACCCGGTGGTGAACTCGGCCGTCAAGGGCGACGCGATTCTCTACAACAAGAACATCAACATCGGCATCGCCGTCGCGCTGGACTGGGGCCTGATCGTCCCGGTCATCAAGCAGTGCGAGGAGAAGAACTTCCTCGGCGTGGCGCGCGCCATCGTCGATCTGGCTGATCGTGCTCGTTCGAAGAAGCTGGCTCCCGATGAGGTCTCCGGCGGCACCTTCACGCTGACCAACTCGGGTATCTTCGGCGAGCAGTTCGGCACGCCGATCATCAACCAGCCGCAGGTCGCGATCCTCGGCATCGGCGGCCTGAACAAGGAGCCGATGGTGCTGACGGACAAGGACGGCAACGACTCCATCGCCGTCCGCAACATCCAGCGTTTCACCCTAGGCTTCGATCACCGCATCGTCGACGGAGCCGACGCCGGCAAGTTCATGACCGACTTCAAGAACTATCTGGAGAACTGGTCGGAAGACATCGGCTAA
- a CDS encoding DUF4440 domain-containing protein → MHSLEERLLHPDRETDRNDLTSLLAADFKEFCTSGRIFNLNQLHNALLASAPRAATMSHFYVTPLGDTSALTTYHITTATSTSHHSSIWVLRDNKWQMLFHQGTIAA, encoded by the coding sequence TTGCATAGCCTCGAAGAGCGTCTGCTGCACCCGGACCGCGAGACGGACCGCAACGATCTGACCTCGCTGCTGGCGGCCGACTTCAAGGAGTTCTGTACCTCGGGACGCATCTTCAACCTCAATCAGTTGCATAACGCTCTGCTTGCCAGCGCGCCGCGCGCCGCGACCATGAGCCACTTCTACGTGACGCCGCTTGGCGACACATCTGCCCTGACGACATACCACATCACCACAGCGACCTCGACGTCGCACCACTCGTCAATCTGGGTGCTGCGCGACAACAAGTGGCAGATGCTCTTTCACCAGGGAACGATCGCCGCCTGA
- a CDS encoding TonB-dependent receptor translates to MNRNRIGQSNGLFLLLLLPILFLLVPVRAALAQSAGNASIQGNIADSTGAVLPGAAVTLTNTATGIKRTATSDNGGLYTFPNTSVGTYTLSVSKAGFQTYTQTGIVLEVGSAISINVPMTVGSQSEHIEVKAEGLALQTEDASFKQTIDQQTVTEMPLNGRQMTSLITLSGGSTPAPGGDFTGSKYTYQTISVSIAGGGGNTTMWRLDGGPNNDFMANGNLPFPFPDAVSQFSVESTALSAQNGMHAGGLVNVVTRSGTNKYHGTAFEFIRNNYINASNFFSATKDTLHQNQYGGTFGGPVLRDKLFAFAGYQRTGSKQSQASTQAFVPTAANLAGDFSVTDPVADATHPVGSKTPAGSCNTTYTQLRDPFTGAVLPGNKYATAPSYNAQSLKLLSYLPKIDPATDTGNCGLVKYSIPLQSADNQFVTRVDYTINSNHNVYGRYFIDGYQQPAFFYPTNILVTTQAGLSQRVQSFTFGDAYTITPKIVNTAHITLLRRRNNRGYAGNNINAATLGVNLYQNQPNGLQMTTSNKFTIGGGTNSNSKFNDNTIAFDDDITMLVGKHQLVFGGEYARNQLNIANAYESNGVFTFDGRYGANGPGGGSAGGDPNLDFLVGSLSAFEQSKQQQNALRGPIPSLYFQDTYHPTPAVTLVAGLRWSPNFMPFDYFHRGVTFDRTAFLANKVSSVYPNAPAGAMFFGDPGVSDIFTKNSPWQFSPNVGFSWDPTGSGKTVIRGGAAIAYDQVNYFTAQRNQQNPPFATAIKQTQTSTSGPINFSAPWTAGTVTSNPFPQPQIPTPAIAQFFAQSQYIVLPEHYHPSYTEQWTASVQRQLGQWQLQVQYIGAHTVHAPAGTPLSPAIYVPGVWGAGGTGCAGVVTTGPAGKPAGAAGTPCSTVANQTQRYALTVANPLQGNQYSGGSSSILINSNGMSNYNGLVTTIQHRLSSSFSLMANHTWSKCLGLSDAQGDTAGNSFMNPNNPAQDYGPCGSDYRHIENVVLITTSKFPLTGFKALLANGWVFAPLIHVQSGAPFNVTSGQDNSFTAIGSDRPNRVSGNSVYTGTKIQSTGAANRQYLNTAAFAQVVTGCPTTPLSPATCPGYGTYGNVGKNSFRGPSSLQFDAQISRIFPIHESLSTTLRLEAFNVLNHPNFSNPSATLTSSTFGQISSTSNQARIFQGSIKINF, encoded by the coding sequence ATGAATAGAAACCGAATTGGACAGTCCAATGGGCTGTTTCTCCTTCTCCTGTTGCCAATCCTTTTCCTGCTTGTCCCTGTTCGAGCGGCCCTTGCGCAGAGCGCGGGAAACGCCAGCATCCAGGGAAACATCGCCGATTCGACGGGCGCCGTCCTTCCGGGCGCAGCAGTCACGCTCACGAATACCGCCACGGGCATCAAGCGGACGGCAACCAGCGACAACGGCGGTCTATATACCTTTCCCAATACATCCGTTGGCACTTACACGCTTAGCGTCTCCAAGGCCGGATTCCAGACCTACACGCAGACGGGAATCGTTCTCGAGGTCGGCAGCGCCATCTCGATCAATGTGCCCATGACCGTCGGCAGCCAGAGCGAGCACATCGAGGTCAAGGCCGAGGGTCTCGCCCTGCAAACAGAGGATGCCTCCTTCAAGCAGACCATCGATCAGCAGACGGTGACCGAGATGCCGCTCAATGGCCGCCAGATGACCAGCCTGATCACCCTCTCGGGCGGTTCGACCCCGGCCCCCGGCGGCGACTTTACCGGCAGCAAGTACACCTACCAGACCATCTCTGTCTCGATCGCGGGCGGCGGCGGCAACACCACCATGTGGAGGCTCGATGGCGGCCCCAACAACGACTTCATGGCCAACGGCAACCTGCCGTTCCCCTTCCCGGACGCTGTCAGTCAGTTCAGCGTCGAATCGACGGCCCTGAGCGCGCAGAACGGCATGCACGCCGGCGGCCTGGTCAACGTGGTGACCCGCTCCGGCACCAACAAGTACCACGGGACGGCCTTTGAGTTCATCCGCAACAACTACATCAACGCTTCCAATTTCTTTTCGGCCACGAAGGACACGCTGCACCAGAACCAGTACGGCGGCACCTTCGGCGGACCTGTCCTCAGAGACAAACTCTTCGCCTTCGCCGGATATCAGCGCACCGGCTCGAAGCAGTCACAGGCATCGACACAGGCCTTTGTGCCTACGGCTGCCAATCTGGCAGGCGACTTCTCAGTTACCGACCCCGTCGCAGATGCAACGCATCCCGTCGGTTCCAAGACCCCGGCCGGCTCCTGCAACACGACCTACACGCAACTCCGCGATCCTTTTACCGGCGCGGTGCTCCCGGGCAACAAATATGCGACTGCGCCGTCGTACAACGCTCAATCGCTTAAGCTGCTGAGTTATCTGCCCAAGATCGATCCCGCAACCGATACCGGCAACTGCGGCCTGGTGAAATACTCGATCCCGCTTCAGTCGGCGGACAACCAGTTTGTTACCCGCGTCGACTACACAATCAACTCAAACCACAACGTGTATGGCCGGTACTTCATCGACGGCTACCAGCAGCCCGCGTTCTTCTATCCCACCAACATTCTCGTCACCACGCAGGCCGGGCTTTCGCAGCGCGTACAGTCCTTTACCTTCGGCGATGCCTATACGATCACGCCGAAGATTGTGAACACGGCCCACATCACCCTTCTGCGCCGCCGCAACAACCGCGGATATGCGGGCAACAACATCAATGCGGCTACTCTGGGCGTCAATCTTTATCAGAACCAGCCCAACGGCCTGCAGATGACGACGTCGAACAAGTTCACCATCGGCGGCGGCACGAACTCGAACTCCAAGTTCAACGACAACACTATTGCCTTCGATGACGACATCACGATGCTGGTGGGCAAGCACCAGCTTGTCTTCGGCGGTGAATACGCACGCAACCAGCTCAATATTGCCAATGCGTATGAGAGCAACGGCGTCTTCACCTTCGATGGACGCTATGGCGCCAATGGGCCCGGTGGCGGCTCTGCGGGAGGCGATCCCAACCTCGACTTCCTCGTGGGAAGCCTGAGCGCTTTTGAGCAGAGCAAGCAGCAGCAGAACGCCCTGCGTGGCCCCATCCCCAGCCTCTATTTCCAGGACACCTATCATCCCACTCCTGCTGTCACTCTGGTCGCCGGTCTGCGCTGGAGCCCCAACTTCATGCCGTTCGACTACTTCCACCGCGGAGTTACCTTCGACAGAACAGCGTTCCTTGCCAACAAGGTCAGCTCGGTCTACCCCAATGCTCCGGCAGGCGCGATGTTCTTTGGCGACCCCGGCGTCTCCGACATCTTCACCAAGAACTCGCCCTGGCAGTTCTCGCCGAACGTCGGCTTCTCGTGGGACCCCACCGGCTCGGGCAAGACGGTGATCCGTGGCGGCGCCGCGATCGCCTACGACCAGGTGAATTACTTCACCGCGCAGCGCAACCAGCAGAACCCGCCCTTCGCCACCGCCATCAAGCAGACGCAGACCTCGACCTCCGGGCCGATCAACTTCTCCGCTCCCTGGACGGCAGGCACCGTCACCTCTAACCCGTTCCCGCAGCCGCAGATACCGACTCCCGCGATTGCACAGTTCTTCGCCCAGTCGCAGTACATCGTGCTGCCCGAGCACTATCACCCCTCTTATACCGAGCAGTGGACGGCCAGTGTGCAGCGGCAGCTCGGTCAATGGCAGCTACAGGTCCAGTACATCGGCGCCCATACGGTCCACGCTCCGGCGGGAACACCGCTTAGCCCAGCGATCTACGTTCCCGGAGTCTGGGGCGCAGGCGGCACCGGTTGCGCGGGAGTCGTAACCACCGGCCCTGCCGGTAAACCCGCCGGCGCTGCCGGAACGCCGTGTTCTACCGTTGCCAACCAGACGCAGCGTTATGCCCTCACCGTCGCCAACCCGCTTCAAGGCAATCAATACTCCGGCGGCAGCAGCTCCATCCTGATCAACTCCAACGGCATGTCGAACTACAACGGCCTGGTCACCACCATCCAGCACCGTCTCTCCTCCAGTTTCAGCCTGATGGCCAACCACACCTGGTCCAAGTGCCTCGGCCTCTCCGATGCGCAGGGCGACACCGCCGGAAACAGCTTCATGAACCCCAACAATCCGGCGCAGGACTACGGTCCCTGCGGCTCAGACTACCGGCACATCGAAAACGTCGTGCTGATCACCACGAGCAAGTTCCCCCTCACGGGCTTCAAAGCTCTGCTCGCCAACGGCTGGGTCTTCGCTCCGCTGATCCATGTCCAGAGCGGCGCGCCCTTCAACGTCACCTCCGGACAGGACAACTCCTTTACAGCCATCGGCAGCGACCGGCCGAACCGGGTATCTGGAAACTCCGTCTATACCGGCACCAAGATTCAATCCACTGGCGCCGCGAACCGGCAGTATCTCAACACCGCCGCCTTCGCACAGGTCGTAACCGGATGCCCTACCACTCCGCTGTCGCCCGCAACCTGCCCCGGCTACGGGACCTACGGAAACGTCGGCAAAAATTCCTTCCGTGGACCTTCCAGCCTTCAGTTCGACGCTCAGATCTCGCGTATCTTCCCGATCCACGAGAGCCTGTCGACGACCCTGCGGCTGGAGGCGTTCAACGTGCTGAACCATCCGAACTTCAGCAATCCCAGCGCAACCCTTACGTCCAGCACGTTCGGTCAGATCTCTTCCACCTCCAACCAGGCCCGCATCTTCCAGGGGTCGATAAAGATCAACTTCTAA
- a CDS encoding sigma-70 family RNA polymerase sigma factor: MSDTPLDQLLAQRRQFLAFVERRVSDPRLAEDILQTAYLRAFEHQDDFQKNESAAAWFYRLLRNAVIDSYRRQATKTRALEEWARELETAEQPSAEVENEVCGCLHGIVDGLKPEYSEILRAVDLGGQNVKDFARQHSLSATNAGVRVHRARAALRKQLLRTCATCAEHGCLNCTCKKPKAAVVTAVP; the protein is encoded by the coding sequence ATGTCCGACACACCTCTCGACCAGCTACTCGCCCAGCGAAGACAGTTTCTCGCCTTCGTGGAGCGGCGTGTCTCCGACCCCCGGCTGGCCGAAGACATCCTGCAGACCGCATATCTTCGCGCCTTCGAGCATCAGGACGACTTTCAGAAGAACGAGTCCGCCGCAGCCTGGTTCTACCGCCTGCTGCGCAACGCCGTCATCGACAGCTACCGCAGGCAGGCCACCAAAACCAGGGCGCTCGAAGAATGGGCGCGCGAGTTGGAGACCGCGGAACAGCCATCGGCCGAGGTTGAGAACGAGGTCTGCGGTTGTCTGCATGGCATTGTCGACGGCCTCAAGCCGGAGTACTCCGAGATTCTTCGCGCCGTCGATCTTGGCGGGCAGAACGTGAAGGACTTCGCCCGGCAGCACAGCCTCTCCGCTACAAACGCCGGGGTCCGCGTGCACCGTGCGCGCGCTGCGCTACGCAAACAGCTTCTGCGAACCTGCGCTACCTGTGCGGAGCACGGCTGCCTGAACTGCACCTGCAAGAAGCCGAAAGCCGCAGTCGTGACGGCAGTGCCTTGA